The Anaeromyxobacter diazotrophicus nucleotide sequence TCATCGCCACCGGCCCGTCGAGCGTCGGCACCTGCACCTGCGCCCCCAGCGCCGCCTGCGCGAAGCTGATGGGCATCTCGCAGACGACCTCGGTCTCCTCGCGCCGGAAGATGGCGTGCTCGCGGACCTGCACCACCACGTAGAGGTCGCCCGGCGCGGCGCCCGGCTGCGGCGCCGGCTCGCCCTCGCCGCCGAGCTTGAGGCGCGTGCCGGTGTCCACGCCGGCCGGCACCTTCACCTCGACCTCGGCCTCCTCGCGCGTCATGCCGGCGCCGCCGCACCCCTCGCACTTCTCCACCAGGATGCGCCCGGCGCCGCTGCAGTGCGGGCAGGTGCGGGCGATGGCGAAGAAGCCCTGCTGCAGCCGCACCTCCCCGGCGCCGCCGCAGGTGGGGCAGGTGCGGGGCTGGGTGCCCGGCTTCGCGCCCGAGCCCTTGCAGACCTCGCAGCGGCGCGGGCGCGGGATGCGGATGCGGGAGGTGGTGCCGAAGGCCGCCTCCTCGAAGCCGATCTCGAGGTGGTAGCGCAGGTCGGCGCCGCGCGGGCGGCCACGGGCGCGGCGGCCGCCGGCCCCGAACATCTCGCCGAAGATGTCCCCGAAGATGTCGTTGATGCTCGCCCCGGCCGCCCCGCCGAAGGGGAAGCCGCCCTCGAACGGGTTCTGGCCGTTGGCGTGGCCGAAGCGGTCGTAGCGGGCGCGCTTCTCGACGTCGGAGAGGACCTCGTACGCCTCCGAGGCCTCCTTGAACCGGTCCTCGGCCTGCTTGTCGCCCGGGTTCTTGTCCGGATGGAACTGGTGGGCGAGCTTGCGGTAGGCGGTCTTCAGCTCCTGCTCGCTCGCCTCGCGGCCGACGCCGAGGACCTCGTAATAATCGCGCTTTTCCACGTCGTTCCGGTAGGTTGGAGGGCCGGGCGCGCTGGCGCCGGCCGCAATGTAACGCACGGGCGGACGCTGGCAATCCGCCCGGGCGCCCGCGCCCGCGGGAGCGCCCCCGGCCGCTAGCCCTGGCTCGACGCCGCGTAGATGGCGTCGGCGATGCGGTAGGCGGAGCCCTCCAGCCGGACGAGCGCGTCCTTGATGGCGACGGGATCGCTCGACGGGAGCGTCTGCTTGAGCGCCTCCAGGTCGGCCCGGATCTCCTCCAGGTCTTCCTTCTTCAGCGCGCTCGCGTACTCCTCGAGGCTCTTCTCGGTGGTGTAGATGAGCCCCTCGGCGTTGTTCTTGAGCTCCGCCAGATCCTTCTTCTTCTTGTCGTCGGTCTTGTTCGAGTCCGCGTCCTTGATCATCCGCTGGATCTCGGCCTCGTTGAGGCCGGAGCTGGCGGTGATGCGGATCTGCTGGCTCTTGCCGGTGCCGAGGTCCTTGGCCGAGACGTGGGCGATGCCGTTCGCGTCGATGTCGAAGGTGACCTCGATCTGCGGCACGCCGCGCGGCGCCGGGGGGATGCCCACCAGCTCGAAGCGGCCCAGCGTCTTGTCGTCGGCCGCCATGTCGCGCTCGCCCTGCAGCACGTGGACGGAGACGAGCGGCTGGTTGTCGACCGCGGTCGAGAAGACCTGCGACTTCTTGCAGGGGACGGTGGTGTTCTTCTCGATGATCTTGGTGAACACGCCGCCGGCGGTCTCGACGCCGAGCGAGAGCGGGGTCACGTCGAGGAGGAGGACGTCCTTCACCTCGCCCTTGAGGACGCCGCCCTGGATGGCCGCCCCGACCGCCACCACCTCGTCGGGGTTCACGCCCTTGTGCGGCTCCTTGCCGAAGAAGCGCTTCACCACCTCCTGCACCTTCGGCATGCGCGTCATGCCGCCGACCAGGATGACGGTGTCGAGCTGCTGGGCGGTGAGGCCGGCGTCGCGCAGCGCGATCTTGCACGGCTCGACCGTCTTCTCGATGAGGTCGCCGACGAGCTGCTCCAGCGTCTGCCGGTCGATGGTCTCGGCGAGGTGCTTCGGGCCGGTCGCGTCGGCGGTGATGAAGGGCAGGTTCACCTCCGTCTCGGTCGCGCTGGAGAGCTCGTGCTTGGCGCGCTCGGCCGCCTCCTTGAGGCGCTGCAGCGCCATCCGGTCCTTCTTGAGGTCGACCCCGGTCGCCTCCAGGAACCGCTTCGACAGCCAGTCGATGAGCCGCTGGTCGAAGTCCTCGCCGCCGAGGAAGGTGTCGCCGTTGGTGGCCTTCACCTCGAACACGCCCTGGTTGAGCTCGAGGATGGTGATGTCGAAGGTGCCGCCGCCGAGGTCGTAGACGGCCAGCTTCTCGGAGGCCTCCTGGCCCTTGTCCACGCCGTATGCCAGCGCGGCGGCGGTCGGCTCGTTGATGATGCGCAGCACCTCGAGCCCGGCGATGCGGCCGGCGTCCTTGGTGGCCTGGCGCTGGGCGTCGTTGAAGTAGGCGGGGCAGGTGACGATCGCCTCGGTCACCGGCTCGCCCAGGTAGTCCTCCGCCGTCTGCTTCATCTTGGCGAGGACCATGGCCGAGACCTCGGCCGGCGAGTACCGCTTCGCGCCCACCTCGACCCAGCCGTCGCCGTTCTCGTTCGGCACCACGCGGAACGGGACGAGCGAGGCGGTCCGCTTCACCTCGGCGTCCTCGAACTTCCGGCCGATGAGGCGCTTCACGACGTAGACGGTCGACTCGGGGTTGGTGATGGCCTGCCGCTTCGCGATCTGGCCGACCAGCCGCTCGCCGCCCTCGGTGAGCGCCACCATGGAGGGCGTGGTGCGCGAGCCCTCGGAGTTGGGGATGACCACCGCCTCGCCGCCCTCCATGACGGCGACGCAGGAGTTGGTCGTCCCGAGATCGATCCCGATCACCTTGCCCATGTGTTCCCCACGCTCAGGTCCCCTCGGAGGGTGACCCACGCGCCCCCGCGGGCGCCTCGGCCGCGCTCGCCCCGGCCGAGACGACCACCGCCGCCGGCCGGATGAGCCGGTCGTGCATCGTGTACCCGCGCTGCTGCTCCTCGATCACCTGCCCCGGCGCGACGTCCGCGGTCGCGACGGTCATGAGCGCCTCGTGCAGCCGCGGGTCGAACCGCTCGCCCTTGGCCGAGAAGCCCTTCACCCCGAAGCGCGACAGCGCGTCCTCGAACAGCCGCCGCGTCATCCCGACCCCGCTCGCCACCGGGTCGCCCTCGGGCGCGGCGGAGAGCGCGCGCTCCAGCGCGTCGAGCACCGGGAGGAGCTCCTTCACCAGCCGCTCGTTCCCGTAGCGCTGGACGTCGTCCTTCTCGCGCGCCGCCCGCTTCTTGTAGTTCTCCAGGTCGGCCGCGGTGCGCAGGAGCCGGTCGTGCTCGTCCTTGAGCTGCTCGAACACCTTGCGCGCGCGCTCCTGGGAGAGCTCCAGCTCGGCTCGGAGCCGCTCCACCTCGCCCGGCGCGGCGGCCGGCGCCGCCGCGGGCTCCACCTCCACCTCCAGCTCCGGCGCGAGGGCCGGCGCCGCGCGCCGCTCGACCGCCGCCAGCGCCTCCGCGACGGCATCCGCGGGGATGTCGGCCGAGAAGGCGCCTTGTTCCTTGCGATCGGGCATGGAGTACCGAGGACGGGTGGCCCGCGCGGGCGGGACGGCGTCCTCATTGTGACATACGCTCCGAGCGGGGAACAAGCCGCGCAACCCGGCGTCACCGCTCCGGATCCGCTCCGGCGGGGAGGGTCAGGGCTCCTCGCCCCCGGAGAGCGCCCGGGAGATCTCGCGCGCGGTGAGCGCGACGAGCGGGATCACGCGCTCGTACTTCATGCGGGTGGGGCCGATCACCGCCAGCGTCCCGAGCACCTGGTCGCCGCGGCCGTAGGGCGCCGCCACCACCGAGACGTCCGGCACGCTCGCGAGCTCGCTCTCGGCCCCGATGAAGATCTGCACCTCGCGGGCGCGGAGCACCTTGTCGAGCACGCGCAGGATGCGGTCCTTCTCGGCGAAGGCGCGGAGCAGCGCGCGCGCCTTCTGCACGTCGGCGAACTCGGGCGCGTCGAGGAAGCTCTCCTCGCCGTCCACCAGCACCTCGCCGCCGGCCAGCGAGGCCGCCCCGAAGCTCCGCTCGGCCAGCGCGAGCGCCTTGGCGACGAGGCCCTGCAGGGCGCCCTGGTCCTCGCGCATGTCGGCCAGGATGCGGTCGCGCAGGGTCGCGAGCGGCCCGTCGCGCAGCTTCTCGTTGAGGTAGTTCGCGGCGCGCTCGAGCTCGCCCGCCGCCGCCGGCGCGTCGAGCTGCATGAGCTTGTTCGTGACGAGGCCCGCCTCCGACACGAACACCACCAGCACCCGGCTCTCGCGCAGCCGCACGAACTCGACCTGCCGGATCGGGTCGTCCACCGGCCGCGGGGTCGTCACCACGCCGGCGTGGTGGGTGAGCGAGTGGAGCACCCGCGCCGTCGACTCGAGCAGCGTGTCCACCGCCGCGGGGTCGTGCGCCACCTTCTCGATCTGCTCGCGCTCGGCGAGCGGCGGCGGGCGGATCTTGAGCAGCGCGTCGACGTAGAGCCGGTAGCCGGCCTGGGTGGGGATGCGGCCGGAGGAGGCGTGGGGCTTGGTGAGGAAGCCGAGCGCCTCGAGGTCGGCCATCACGTTGCGCACCGTGGCCGGGGAGCAGTCGAGCTCGTGCCGCGCGAGGAGCGGCTGGCTCGCCACCGGCTCGCCGGTGTGGATGTAGTCCTGCACCAGGACGCGCAGGATCTCGCGCGCTCGCTGGGAGAGGCTCGACGTCTCCGAGGCCATCGGCGACCTAGGGCCCCTCGAGGTGCCGCGCCGCCGCCTGGGCGAGCGAGGTGAAGCGGCCGCGGGCGAGCTCGCGCCAGCGCGCCTGGGCGAGCGCCGCGTCGCCCGACGCCTCGGCCACGAGCGCGTCGAGGTGCTGGCGCGCCTCGGGGTAGAGGAAGACGAGCTCGCGGCGCGCGGCGCCGGAGCGGTCGGCGTCGAGCGCCGCCTGCAGCGCGGCCGCGGCGGCGATCCGGTCGCCGCGGGCGTCGGCGAGCAGCGCCAGCGCGTAGTGCGGCTCGGGGCGCGCCGGGTCGACGGCCCGCGCCGAGTCGAGGTGCGCCTGCGCCGCCGGCAGGTAGCCGTCGAGCGCGTAGAGCTCGGCCAGGTTCACGAGCGAGGCCTGCTGCTCGCGGGCTCCGCCGCGGGCGAGCGCCTCCTCGAACAGCTGCCGGGCGGCGTCGAACCGCTCCTGGGCGGCGTAGGTGACGGCGAGGTCGTTGAGCGCGCCGGGCGCCTCCGGGTCGCGCGCCAGCGAGGCCTCGAGCGCAGCCCGCGCCTCCTGCAGCCGGCCGCTCCGCAGCGCGGCGGAGGCGGAGGGGACCGCCACCGCCGCGGCGAGCGGCGTGCCCGCCGACGGGGGCGCGGGCGCGTCGAGCGCTCCGCCGCAGGCGGCCAAGACGAGGCCCAGGGCCGGGATGAGGCGCGCGGCGCGCATGCGGGGGGAGGCTGCTCCTCTCGCGGGCCCGGCCCGTCCGAGCCAGGCGCCGCCTTGCGTTGAGTCTAGCGACCGCTCTCCAGCCGATCAAGAAAGGGGGATGTCCGCGCACCACCGGGGCGGTGCTGCGGCGCGGTGCGGAATCCCCCGCCGGGTCGCCCGCGGTGCGACGGCACCGCCTGGCCCCACCCGGGACGGCGCCGGGGAGGGGGCGGGCGCGCTCCGCGCCCGGGCGTTAGAATGTGAGAGGCACCCGGACGCGGCGTGGATCGGCGCGGGCGCATCCTCGAAGTCCCACCGGACCTCGGCGACGCGGGCGCGGCGAAGGACGGCTCGCGACCGGGTGCTTTTTCGCGGCCGCCCGCCGGAACCTCACCTAAGATGCCGCCCCCCGTGGCCTTTCCCCAGAGCGACGCCGAGCGCGGCCCCGCCGCCGCGACGCCGAAGGACCTCCTCGAAGCGCTCGCCAGCCGCCGCGCGGCCGATGTGACCGGCCTCTCCGCCGCCGCGCGCGGCTGGGTGGCGAAGGAGCTCCTCGGCCGCTCGCGGGGCGCCGGCGCGAAGCTCCTCCTGGCGGTGACGCCCGGCGAGGACGAGGCGGACGAGCTGGCCCGGGACCTCGGCTTCTTCCTCGGGGGCGCGGCCGGCGATCCGCCGGCGGTGCTGCGCCTCCCGGCGGATCCGGTGCTGCCCTACGACGACCTGTCGCCGGACCGCGCCCTGGAGATGGACCGGCTGGCGGCGCTGGGGCGGCTCTTCCTCGCGCCCTCGTCGGTCAAGGCGGTGGTGGTCTCGGCGCGGGCGCTGGCGCGCCGGATGGTGCCGCGGGCGGTCTTCGAGCGCTACACCGAGCTCCTGGGGAAGGGCGTCAGCGTCGACCGCGAGGCGCTGGCCGCGAAGCTCGTCAGCATCGGGTACACGCGGGTGCCGCTGGTGGAGGACCCGGGCACCTTCGCCGTCCGCGGCGGCATCATCGACCTGTGGAGCCCGCTCGAGGAGAAGCCGGTCCGGCTCGAGCTGTTCGGCGACGAGATCGAGAGCGTCCGCGCCTTCGAGGCGGAGGGCCAGCGGACGCTGGGCGAGGTGGCCGAGGTCACGGTCGGCCCGGCGCGCGAGGCGCTCTTCACCGACGAGGCGCGCGAGGCCGCCAAGGCGGCGGTGCGCGAGGCGGCCGAGCAGGTGGACCGCCCCACCTCCCGCGTGCGCGAGGTGCTCGAGGCCATCGACGCCGGCACCCCCTTCTTCGGCCTGGAGGCGCTCCTCCCCGGCTTCCACCCCGGCGGCCTCGCCACCCTCTTCGACTACCTGCCGGCCGAGGTCGTGTGCTGGGTGGACGGCGCCGAGGCGGTGTCGGGCGCGCTCTCGGAGCTCGAGGCCGAGCTCGCCCGCGAGCACCAGGCGACGCTTGGGCGCGACGACCTCGCCCTGCCGCCGCGGGCGCACTTCCTGGCCGCGGCGGAGGCGGAGGCGGCGCTCGCCGCCCGGCCGGTGGTGCGGCGGCACGGCGTCTGGCTCGGCGCCGGGGAGCCGCTCCGCTTCGACTTCGGCGACACCGCCTCGCTGCGCGGCGAGATCCAGGGGGCGCACGGCGACGAGGGCGCGCTGGCGCCGCTCTCCCGCCGCCTCGAGGACTGGCGCAAGCGCGGCCTCGCCGCGGTGGTCGCCTGCTCCTCGCGCTCCGCCGCCGACCGGCTGAAGCGCCTGCTCGAGGACCGGCGCATGGCGGCGCGCTGGCACGACGGGCCGCTCGGCGACCCGGCCGCGCTCTACGACCCCGGCGTGCACGCGCACCTCCTCCTGGGCGAGGTGTCCGGCGGGTTCGTGGACCCGCCGGCGCGGCTGGCGCTCCTCTCCGACGAGGAGATCTTCGGCCGGCGGGTGAAGAAGCGCGCCCGCGCCACCAAGCTCGAGAACACCTTCGCCGCCGCCTTCCGCGAGCTCAACGAGGGCGACCTGGTCGTCCACGTCGAGCACGGCATCGCCCGCTACCAGGGCCTCACCAAGATGCAGATCCGCGGGGTGGAGGGCGACTTCCTCGTCCTCGCCTACGAGGGCGCCGACCGGCTCTACCTGCCGGTCTCGAAGCTGCGGCAGGTCCAGAAGTTCACCGGCGCCTCGCCCGAGGCGATGCGGCTCGACCGGCTGGGCGGCAGCTCCTTCGCGCTGCGCAAGGCGCGGGTGAAGGAGCAGCTCCTCAAGATGGCGGCCGAGCTGCTCGACCTGTACGCCGCCCGCTCCGCCCACCCCGGCTTCGGCTTCAAGGAGCCGGACGAGATCTACCGCGAGTTCGAGGCCGAGTTCCCGTACGAGCCCACCCCCGACCAGGCGAAGGCCATCGAGGACGTGCTGGCCGACATGACCGGCCGGCGAGCGCAGGGGCAGGCGGAGAAGCCTGGCCAGGAGCGAGCGGGGGGTCCGGGGGGGCTTCATCCCCCCGGTACGAAGCCTCCCATGGACCGCCTGGTCTGCGGCGACGTCGGCTACGGCAAGACCGAGGTGGCGATGCGCGCCGCCATGCTGGCGGTGCTCTCGAAGAAGCAGGTGGCGATCCTCGTCCCCACCACCGTCCTCGCCGCGCAGCACGAGCGCAACTTCCGCGAGCGCTTCAAGGGCTATCCGGTGCGCATCGAGGCGCTCTCCCGCATGAAGGAGGGGGACGAGATCCGCGCCGTGCTGAAGGACGTCGCGGCGGGCAAGGTGGACGTCGTCGTCGGCACGCACCGGCTGCTCGCCGCCGACGTCTCCTTCAAGGACCTCGGGCTCATCGTGGTGGACGAGGAGCAGCGCTTCGGCGTCGCGCACAAGGAGCGCCTCAAGAAGCTGCGCAAGCTCGTCGACGTGCTCACCCTCACCGCGACGCCCATCCCGCGCACCCTGCACATGAGCCTGGCCGGCGCGCGCGACCTCTCCATCATCGCCACCCCGCCGGAGGACCGGCGCGCCATCCGCACCTTCGTGATGAAGTTCGATCCGCTGGCGGTGAAGGAGGCGATCGAGCAGGAGCTGCGGCGCGGCGGGCAGGTCTACTTCGTCCACAACCGCGTCCGGTCGATCGCGGCCATGGAGAAGTTCCTGCACGACCTCGTGCCCAAGGCGCGCGTCGGGGTCGCGCACGGGCAGATGGGCCAGCACAAGCTCGAGCAGGTGATGGGCCGGTTCGTGGAGCGGGAGCTCGACGTGCTGCTCGCCACCTCGATCATCGAGAGCGGCCTCGACATCCCGGCGGCGAACACCATCATCGTGAACCGCGCCGACCACTTCGGCCTGGCGCAGCTCTACCAGATCCGCGGCCGCGTCGGCCGCAGCCGCGAGCGCGCCTACGCCTACCTGCTCGTGCCGGCGCGCCGGCCGGTGACGAAGGACGCGCAGAAGCGGCTCGAGGTGCTGCAGCGCTTCAGCGAGCTCGGGGCCGGGTTCAAGATCGCGAGCCACGACCTCGAGATCCGCGGCGCCGGCAACCTGCTCGGCAAGGATCAGTCCGGCCACATCGAGGCCATCGGCTTCGACCTCTACGCGCAGATGCTGGAGGAGGCGGTGCGGGAGCTCAAGGGCGAGGCGCCGCGGGAGGACATCGACCCCGACGTCCAGCTGCCGCTCCCCGCCTTCATCCCCGACCCCTACATGCCGGACGTGCACCAGCGCCTCTACTTCTACAAGCGCTTCGCACAGGCCGGCACCGACGAGGAGCTGGACGAGATCCGGGCCGAGATCGTGGACCGCTACGGCGACCCGCCGGACGAGGTGGACGCGCTGCAGGCGGTGATGCAGGTGAAGGTGCGGCTGCGCGCGCTGCGCATCCGGGGGCTCGAGGCGGGGCCGGGCCGGATCGTGTTCACGCTCGGCGACGCGGCCGCGCTCGACGCCTTCCAGCTCGCGAAGCGGGTCCAGGCGAGCCAGGGCGCGCTCCGGCTCACCCCGGACATGAAGCTCGTCGCCCACGTCGCGCCGGACGGCAAGCTCCGGGCGCCGGCGGCCGCGAAGGCGCCCGCCGCGACCACCGCGCCGCGCCCGACCGCGGCCGCCGCCAAGGCGGCGCGCGCCCAGGCGGTGCAGGCCGCCATGCAGAAGGCGATCGCGCAGGCGCGCCCGGCCCCAGCCGCCGCGCCGGCCGGCCTCACCCCGGCGCAGGAGGCGGCGCAGGGGCGTGAGCTCCTCCTCGGCGTGCGGACCGTCCTCGCCGAGCTGGCGAAGGTGGCGAGCTGACGCCGGGCCGGGGCGCGGAGCGCGGGCTCATGCCCGCCGCGGCCGCGCGCTTAGTTGATCCCTTGACCGGACTGTGCTTTTTGTTGCCGGCCCCGCCCCACCCGGGCCGGCCGCCGGAACAAGCCGGCCGGACCGCGCGTTTCAGGGGGTCGC carries:
- a CDS encoding tetratricopeptide repeat protein — encoded protein: MRAARLIPALGLVLAACGGALDAPAPPSAGTPLAAAVAVPSASAALRSGRLQEARAALEASLARDPEAPGALNDLAVTYAAQERFDAARQLFEEALARGGAREQQASLVNLAELYALDGYLPAAQAHLDSARAVDPARPEPHYALALLADARGDRIAAAAALQAALDADRSGAARRELVFLYPEARQHLDALVAEASGDAALAQARWRELARGRFTSLAQAAARHLEGP
- the hrcA gene encoding heat-inducible transcriptional repressor HrcA — protein: MASETSSLSQRAREILRVLVQDYIHTGEPVASQPLLARHELDCSPATVRNVMADLEALGFLTKPHASSGRIPTQAGYRLYVDALLKIRPPPLAEREQIEKVAHDPAAVDTLLESTARVLHSLTHHAGVVTTPRPVDDPIRQVEFVRLRESRVLVVFVSEAGLVTNKLMQLDAPAAAGELERAANYLNEKLRDGPLATLRDRILADMREDQGALQGLVAKALALAERSFGAASLAGGEVLVDGEESFLDAPEFADVQKARALLRAFAEKDRILRVLDKVLRAREVQIFIGAESELASVPDVSVVAAPYGRGDQVLGTLAVIGPTRMKYERVIPLVALTAREISRALSGGEEP
- a CDS encoding nucleotide exchange factor GrpE — protein: MPDRKEQGAFSADIPADAVAEALAAVERRAAPALAPELEVEVEPAAAPAAAPGEVERLRAELELSQERARKVFEQLKDEHDRLLRTAADLENYKKRAAREKDDVQRYGNERLVKELLPVLDALERALSAAPEGDPVASGVGMTRRLFEDALSRFGVKGFSAKGERFDPRLHEALMTVATADVAPGQVIEEQQRGYTMHDRLIRPAAVVVSAGASAAEAPAGARGSPSEGT
- a CDS encoding transcription-repair coupling factor: MAFPQSDAERGPAAATPKDLLEALASRRAADVTGLSAAARGWVAKELLGRSRGAGAKLLLAVTPGEDEADELARDLGFFLGGAAGDPPAVLRLPADPVLPYDDLSPDRALEMDRLAALGRLFLAPSSVKAVVVSARALARRMVPRAVFERYTELLGKGVSVDREALAAKLVSIGYTRVPLVEDPGTFAVRGGIIDLWSPLEEKPVRLELFGDEIESVRAFEAEGQRTLGEVAEVTVGPAREALFTDEAREAAKAAVREAAEQVDRPTSRVREVLEAIDAGTPFFGLEALLPGFHPGGLATLFDYLPAEVVCWVDGAEAVSGALSELEAELAREHQATLGRDDLALPPRAHFLAAAEAEAALAARPVVRRHGVWLGAGEPLRFDFGDTASLRGEIQGAHGDEGALAPLSRRLEDWRKRGLAAVVACSSRSAADRLKRLLEDRRMAARWHDGPLGDPAALYDPGVHAHLLLGEVSGGFVDPPARLALLSDEEIFGRRVKKRARATKLENTFAAAFRELNEGDLVVHVEHGIARYQGLTKMQIRGVEGDFLVLAYEGADRLYLPVSKLRQVQKFTGASPEAMRLDRLGGSSFALRKARVKEQLLKMAAELLDLYAARSAHPGFGFKEPDEIYREFEAEFPYEPTPDQAKAIEDVLADMTGRRAQGQAEKPGQERAGGPGGLHPPGTKPPMDRLVCGDVGYGKTEVAMRAAMLAVLSKKQVAILVPTTVLAAQHERNFRERFKGYPVRIEALSRMKEGDEIRAVLKDVAAGKVDVVVGTHRLLAADVSFKDLGLIVVDEEQRFGVAHKERLKKLRKLVDVLTLTATPIPRTLHMSLAGARDLSIIATPPEDRRAIRTFVMKFDPLAVKEAIEQELRRGGQVYFVHNRVRSIAAMEKFLHDLVPKARVGVAHGQMGQHKLEQVMGRFVERELDVLLATSIIESGLDIPAANTIIVNRADHFGLAQLYQIRGRVGRSRERAYAYLLVPARRPVTKDAQKRLEVLQRFSELGAGFKIASHDLEIRGAGNLLGKDQSGHIEAIGFDLYAQMLEEAVRELKGEAPREDIDPDVQLPLPAFIPDPYMPDVHQRLYFYKRFAQAGTDEELDEIRAEIVDRYGDPPDEVDALQAVMQVKVRLRALRIRGLEAGPGRIVFTLGDAAALDAFQLAKRVQASQGALRLTPDMKLVAHVAPDGKLRAPAAAKAPAATTAPRPTAAAAKAARAQAVQAAMQKAIAQARPAPAAAPAGLTPAQEAAQGRELLLGVRTVLAELAKVAS
- the dnaK gene encoding molecular chaperone DnaK, with product MGKVIGIDLGTTNSCVAVMEGGEAVVIPNSEGSRTTPSMVALTEGGERLVGQIAKRQAITNPESTVYVVKRLIGRKFEDAEVKRTASLVPFRVVPNENGDGWVEVGAKRYSPAEVSAMVLAKMKQTAEDYLGEPVTEAIVTCPAYFNDAQRQATKDAGRIAGLEVLRIINEPTAAALAYGVDKGQEASEKLAVYDLGGGTFDITILELNQGVFEVKATNGDTFLGGEDFDQRLIDWLSKRFLEATGVDLKKDRMALQRLKEAAERAKHELSSATETEVNLPFITADATGPKHLAETIDRQTLEQLVGDLIEKTVEPCKIALRDAGLTAQQLDTVILVGGMTRMPKVQEVVKRFFGKEPHKGVNPDEVVAVGAAIQGGVLKGEVKDVLLLDVTPLSLGVETAGGVFTKIIEKNTTVPCKKSQVFSTAVDNQPLVSVHVLQGERDMAADDKTLGRFELVGIPPAPRGVPQIEVTFDIDANGIAHVSAKDLGTGKSQQIRITASSGLNEAEIQRMIKDADSNKTDDKKKKDLAELKNNAEGLIYTTEKSLEEYASALKKEDLEEIRADLEALKQTLPSSDPVAIKDALVRLEGSAYRIADAIYAASSQG
- the dnaJ gene encoding molecular chaperone DnaJ; its protein translation is MEKRDYYEVLGVGREASEQELKTAYRKLAHQFHPDKNPGDKQAEDRFKEASEAYEVLSDVEKRARYDRFGHANGQNPFEGGFPFGGAAGASINDIFGDIFGEMFGAGGRRARGRPRGADLRYHLEIGFEEAAFGTTSRIRIPRPRRCEVCKGSGAKPGTQPRTCPTCGGAGEVRLQQGFFAIARTCPHCSGAGRILVEKCEGCGGAGMTREEAEVEVKVPAGVDTGTRLKLGGEGEPAPQPGAAPGDLYVVVQVREHAIFRREETEVVCEMPISFAQAALGAQVQVPTLDGPVAMKIPAGTQSGKVFRLRGKGIPTLGGGPRGDQHVRVVLETPTHLTKEQKELLEQFAALSGEKTHPQSRSFWAKVGDLIGKA